A genomic region of Streptosporangium lutulentum contains the following coding sequences:
- a CDS encoding helix-turn-helix transcriptional regulator, which yields MYREWAPVPKLAGRVVCVWTQEATSAGTQPVVPDGCVDLIWGPEGPQVAGPDTGPMPVLMSPGDRYAGVRFRPGKVGEVFGVPVDALRDLRVPLSELDVLTELTTETLLETSAVRPDRAGDTRQAPAMTPESIVGAMQRALAVRMRATPEPDPAAAAIAAALRTGRSVGEVAWELGLGERQLHRRSLRSFGYGPKMLQRVVRFQRALRLARLGVTPAEVAVASGYADQAHLANEVRRLAGMSLSRLVGRP from the coding sequence ATGTATCGCGAGTGGGCGCCGGTCCCGAAGCTGGCCGGACGGGTGGTCTGTGTCTGGACGCAGGAGGCCACCTCGGCCGGAACGCAGCCGGTCGTGCCCGACGGTTGCGTCGATCTGATCTGGGGTCCGGAGGGGCCGCAGGTCGCGGGACCGGACACCGGGCCGATGCCCGTCCTGATGTCCCCCGGTGACCGCTACGCGGGGGTCCGGTTCCGCCCGGGCAAGGTGGGTGAGGTGTTCGGTGTTCCGGTCGACGCCCTGCGTGACCTGCGGGTGCCGTTGTCCGAGCTGGACGTGCTGACCGAGCTGACGACCGAGACCCTCCTGGAGACGTCGGCCGTGCGGCCGGATCGGGCCGGGGACACCCGGCAGGCCCCGGCCATGACGCCGGAGTCGATCGTCGGAGCCATGCAGCGGGCGCTGGCCGTACGGATGCGCGCGACGCCCGAGCCCGATCCCGCCGCCGCGGCGATCGCGGCGGCGTTGCGGACGGGACGGAGCGTCGGGGAGGTGGCCTGGGAGCTGGGTCTCGGCGAGCGGCAGCTCCACCGCCGGTCGCTGCGCTCCTTCGGATACGGCCCCAAGATGCTGCAGCGGGTGGTCAGGTTCCAGCGGGCGCTGAGGCTGGCCAGGCTCGGCGTCACACCGGCCGAGGTGGCGGTGGCCAGTGGATACGCCGACCAGGCGCACCTGGCCAACGAGGTCCGGCGGCTGGCGGGCATGTCCCTGAGCCGGTTGGTCGGCCGGCCGTAG